A segment of the uncultured Desulfobulbus sp. genome:
GGCCAGGTCGCCCTGACAGCCTCGGAAATGTATTCCGCGAATCTTGGCAATTTTGTTGGACATTTCTGGGACAAGGAAGAACAGAAATTTCAACTCAAGATAGAAGATGAGATTATTCGCGGAGCACTGGTCACCCATGATGGTGATCTCTTCAGTGAAATGTACAAAAGTATCATCAATAAGTGAGGGGATGCGATGACTGCCGTTTATCTGACTTTTATATTTGTCCTGGCGATTTTTCTGGGTTTTGAGCTGATCTCCAAGGTGCCGTCTACCTTGCATACCCCCCTGATGTCGGGTTCCAATGCAATCTCAGGTATCACCCTGATCGGCGCCCTTGCCTCCATGCAGACCTCTCATCATGGGGTGACCGTGTTCCTGGGAACACTGGCCGTGATTCTGGCCACAATCAATGTTGTTGGTGGCTACATGGTCACCGATCGTATGCTGGCCATGTTTAAGAAGAAAGACCAGGGGGGCGCACAATGAGTTCGGTTGGAATTAACTTTGTCTATGTGGTTTCTGCCGCATTGTTCATCTTAGGTCTGAAAATGCTGAGCTCGCCGGCAACGGCGCGGCGCGGCAATATGATCTCTGCGCTCGGCATGTTGATTGCCGTGGTCGTGACCCTGCTCTCCCAGGGAATGGATTACCGCTGGATCTTGATCGGTGTACTCATCGGTTCCGCCATTGGCTCGACTGGAGCCTATATGGTCAAGATGACCTCCATGCCGGAGATGGTGGCGCTGTTTAATGGTTTTGGTGGTCTTTCCAGTTTGCTCCTGGCCTGGAGCGAGTATCATCAGCACCCGGCAATGGCAAGCGGAATTGCCATTATTGCTACCATTTCCGTGTTT
Coding sequences within it:
- a CDS encoding NAD(P) transhydrogenase subunit alpha, coding for MTAVYLTFIFVLAIFLGFELISKVPSTLHTPLMSGSNAISGITLIGALASMQTSHHGVTVFLGTLAVILATINVVGGYMVTDRMLAMFKKKDQGGAQ